A section of the Lynx canadensis isolate LIC74 chromosome A1, mLynCan4.pri.v2, whole genome shotgun sequence genome encodes:
- the KIF20A gene encoding kinesin-like protein KIF20A, which translates to MSQGILSPPAGLLSDEEVVVSPMFESTAADLGSVVRKDLITDCSVISTSLEDKQQVPSEDSTEKVKVYLRVRPLLPSELERQEDQDCVRIENVETLVLQAPKDSFAQKSSERGIGQATHRFTFSQIFGPEVGQASFFNLTVKEMVKDVLKGQNWLIYTYGVTNSGKTHTIQGTIKDGGILPRSLALIFNSLQGQLHATPDLKPIFSNEVIWLDSKQIRQEEIKKLALLNGGLQEEELSTSLKRSVYIEGRMGTSSSFDSGIAGLSSISQMTSSSQLDEMSHRWAQPDTAPVSVPADIRFSIWISFFEIYNELLYDLLEPPSQQRKRQTLRLCEDQNGNPYVKDLNWVHVQDAEEAWKLLKVGRKNQSFASTHLNQNSSRSHSIFSIRILHLQGEGDIIPKISELSLCDLAGSERCKDQKSGERLKEAGNINTSLHTLGRCIAALRQNQQNRSKQNLVPFRDSKLTRVFQGFFTGRGRSCMIVNVNPCASTYDETLHVAKFSAIASQLVHAPPVQLGFPLLHSFIKEHSLRASPSLETGVKTDPGLDEDTENEADISMYGKEELLQVVEAMKALLCKERQEKLQLEIQLRDEICNEMVEQMQQREQWCSEHLDTQKELLEEMYEEKLKILKESLTSFYQEELQERDEKIEELEALLQEVRQQPIAHQQPGSELSLRRSQRLAASASSQQLQEVKAKLEQCRAELRSTTEELQKYQKMLEPPPSAKPFTIDVDKKLEEGQKNIRLLRTELQKLGESLQSAERACCHSTGAGKLRQALTTCDDILIKQDQTLAELQNNMMLVKLDLRKKAACIAEQYHTVLKLQGQASTKKRLGANQENQQPNQQPPGKKPFLRNLLPRTPTCQSSTDCSPYARILRSRRSPLLKSGPFGKKY; encoded by the exons ATGTCGCAAGGGATCCTTTCTCCGCCAGCCGGCTTGCTGTCAGATGAGGAAGTTGTAGTCTCCCCCATGTTTGAGTCCACAGCTGCAGATTTAGGGTCTGTGGTACGCAAGGACCTGATAACAGACTGTTCTGTCATCTCCACCTCCCTGGAGGATAAGCAGCAG GTTCCATCTGAGGATAGTACAGAGAAGGTGAAAGTATACCTGAGGGTCAGGCCCTTGTTACCTTCAGAGTTGGAACGACAGGAAGATCAG GATTGTGTCCGTATTGAGAATGTGGAGACCCTTGTTCTACAGGCACCTAAGGACTCCTTTGCCCAAAAGAGCAGTGAGCGGGGAATTGGACAAGCCACACATAGATTCACCTTTTCCCAG ATCTTCGGGCCAGAAGTGGGACAGGCATCTTTCTTCAACCTGACTGTCAAAGAGATGGTAAAGGATGTACTCAAAGGGCAGAACTGGCTCATCTATACATACGGAGTCACCAACTCAGGGAAAACCCACACAATTCAAG GTACCATCAAGGATGGGGGAATCCTACCCCGGTCCCTGGCTCTGATCTTCAATAGCCTCCAAGGCCAACTTCATGCAACACCTGATCTGAAGCCCATATTCTCCAATGAGGTCATCTGGCTAGACAGTAAGCAGATTCGACAGGAGGAGATAAAGAAACTGGCCCTGCTAAATGGAGGCCTCCAAGAG GAGGAGCTGTCCACCTCCTTGAAGAGGAGTGTCTACATAGAAGGACGGATGGGTACCAGTAGCAGCTTTGACAGTGGCATTGCTGGGCTCTCCTCCATCAGTCAAATGACAAGCAGTAGCCAACTGGATG AAATGAGTCACCGATGGGCACAGCCAGACACTGCCCCTGTGAGTGTCCCTGCAGACATCCGCTTCTCCATCTGGATCTCCTTCTTTGAGATCTACAACGAACTGCTTTATGACCTGTTAGAACCGCCTAGCCAGCAGCGCAAGAGGCAGACTCTGCGGCTGTGTGAGGATCAGAATGGCAATCCCTATGTGAAAG ATCTCAATTGGGTTCATGTTCAGGATGCTGAGGAGGCCTGGAAGCTGCTCAAAGTGGGTCGTAAAAACCAGAGCTTTGCCAGTACCCATCTGAACCAGAACTCTAGCCGCAG TCACAGCATCTTCTCAATCCGGATCCTGCACCTTCAAGGGGAAGGGGATATCATCCCCAAGATCAGCGA GTTGTCACTTTGTGATCTGGCTGGCTCAGAACGCTGCAAAGATCAGAAGAGTGGTGAGCGGCTGAAGGAAGCAGGAAACATTAATACTTCTTTGCACACCCTGGGCCGCTGTATTGCTGCCCTGCGCCAAAACCAGCAGAATCG GTCAAAGCAGAACCTGGTTCCCTTTCGTGACAGCAAGTTGACTCGAGTGTTCCAAGGCTTCTTCACAGGCCGAGGCCGCTCCTGCATGATTGTCAATGTGAATCCCTGTGCATCTACCTATGATGAGACCCTTCATGTGGCCAAGTTCTCAGCCATTGCCAGCCAG cTTGTGCATGCTCCACCTGTGCAACTGGGATTCCCATTGCTACATTCATTCATCAAGGAACACAGTCTACGGGCATCTCCCAGCTTAGAGACAGGAGTTAAGACAGATCCAGGCCTTGATGAGGACACTGAAAATGAAGCTGACATTTCCATGTATGGCAAGGAG GAGCTCCTACAAGTGGTAGAAGCCATGAAAGCACTGCTTTGTAAAGAACGGCAAGAAAAGTTGCAGCTGGAGATTCAGCTTCGTGATGAAATTTGCAATGAGATGGTGGAGCAGATGCAGCAGCGGGAACAGTGGTGCAG TGAACATTTGGATACCCAAAAGGAACTGTTAGAGGAAATGTATGAAGAGAAACTAAAGATCCTCAAGGAGTCACTGACAAGTTTTTACCAAGAAGAGCTTCAG GAGCGGgatgagaaaatagaagagcTAGAAGCTCTTTTGCAGGAAGTCAGACAGCAGCCAATAGCCCATCAACAACCAGGGTCTGAATTGTCCCTTCGGCGGTCACAAAGGTTGGCGGCTTCTGCCTCCAGCCAGCAGCTCCAGGAGGTTAAAGCTAAACTGGAACAGTGCAGAGCAGAGCTACGTTCCACCACTGAAG aacTACAGAAGTATCAGAAAATGTTAGAACCACCACCATCAGCCAAGCCCTTCACCATTGATGTGGACAAGAAAttagaggagggacagaag aatataagACTGCTGCGGACGGAGCTTCAGAAACTTGGTGAGTCTCTCCAGTCAGCAGAAAGAGCCTGTTGCCACAGCACTGGGGCAGGAAAACTTCGCCAAGCCTTGACCACTTGTGATGACATCTTAATCAAACAG GATCAGACCCTGGCTGAGCTGCAGAATAACATGATGCTAGTGAAACTGGACCTTCGGAAGAAGGCAGCATGCATCGCAGAGCAGTATCATACTGTACTAAAACTCCAAGGCCAGGCTTCTACCAAAAAACGCCTTGGTGCCAACCAGGAAAACCAGCAACCAAACCAACAGCCCCCAGGGAAGAAACCATTTCTTCGAAACTTACTTCCCAGAACACCCACCTGCCAAAGCTCAACAGACTGTAGCCCTTATGCGCGGATCCTGCGCTCACGGCGCTCCCCTTTACTCAAATCCGGGCCCTTTGGCAAAAAATACTAA